The Candidatus Neomarinimicrobiota bacterium DNA window CTATTAGGGAAGGCGGTAGAACAGTTGGTGCCGGTGTCGTAACTCAGATTATTGAGTAGTAGGTAAGAATATGAGAGAGATTATAACATTAGAATGTACAGTATGCAAGCGTAGAAATTATACAACAACAAAAAATAAAAGAAAACATCCAGAAAGGGTTGAGTATAAAAAATATTGTAGATGGTGTAATAAACATACACTTCATAAAGAAACTAGGTAATTGAAATAAAGACAGGTGAGTAGCTCAATTGGTAGAGCACTGGTCTCCAAAACCAGTGGTTGCGGGTTCGAGTCCTGCCTCACCTGCTCTTTAAAAAGTGATTTTTATCAAGGAGATTTAATGTTTAAGAAGATTAG harbors:
- the rpmG gene encoding 50S ribosomal protein L33, translating into MREIITLECTVCKRRNYTTTKNKRKHPERVEYKKYCRWCNKHTLHKETR